tactgacctatccactcacatacagacccacactgacctatccactcacatacagacccacactgacctatctatccacttacatacagacccacactgacctatccactcacatacagacccacactgacctatccactcacatacagacccacactgacctatccactcacatacagacccatactgacctatctactcacatacagacccacactgacctatccactcacatacagacccacactgacctatccactcacatacagacccatactgacctatccactcacatacagacccacactgacctatccactcacatatagacccacacagacctatccactcacatacagacccacactgacctatccactcacatacagacccacactgacctatccactcacatacagacccacactgacctatccactcacatacagacccacactgacctatccacttacatacagacccatactgacctatccactcacatacagacccatactgacctatccactcacatacagacccatactgacctatccactcacatacagacccacactgacctatccactcacatatagacccacactgacctatccacttacatacagacccacactgacctatccactcacatacagacccatactgacctatccactcacatacagacccacactgacctatctatccactcacatacagacccacactgacctatctatccactcacatacagacccacactgacctatctatccactcacatacagacccatactgacctatccactcacatacagacccacactgacctatccactcacatacagacccatactgacctatctatccactcacatacagacccatactgacctatccactcacatacagacccatactgacctatccactcacatacagacccacactgacctatctatccactcacatacagacccatactgacctatccactcacatacagacccacactgacctatctatccactcacatacagacccacactgacctatctatccactcacatacagacccatactgacctatccactcacatacagacccacactgacctatctatccactcacatacagacccacactgacctatctatccactcacatacagacccacactgacctatccactcacatacagacccacactgacctatctatccactcacatacagacccatactgacctatccactcacatacagacccacactgacctatctatccactcacatacagacccacactgacctatctatccactcacatacagacccatactgacctatccactcacatacagacccacactgacctatctatccactcacatacagacccacactgacctatctatccactcacatacagacccacactgacctatccactcacatacagacccatactgacctatccactcacatacagacccacactgacctatccactcacatacagacccacactgacctatccactcacatacagacccacactgacctatccactcacatacagacccacactgacctatccactcacatacagacccatactgacctatccactcacatacagacccacactgacctatctatccactcacatacagacccacactgacctatctatccactcacatacagacccacactgacctatctatccactcacatacagacccacactgacctatccactcacatacagacccacactgacctatccactcacatacagacccacactgacctatccactcacatacagacccacactgacctatctatccactcacatacagacccacactgacctatccactcacatacagacccacactgacctatccactcacatacagacccacactgacctacctatccactcacatacagacccacactgacctatccactcacatacagacccacactgacctatccactcacatacagacccatactgacctatctatccactcacatacagacccacactgacctatctatccactcacatacagacccacactgacctatccactcacatacagacccacactgacctatccactcacatacagacccacactgacctatctatccactcacataaacatatatgccaacatcaatactaactgtaggtttaCTGAAGCCTTGAGTATTCTTCTTGTTCAAACAAATCATCCAAAGCCCCTCTTATAGACATTAGCAGAATCTGCCCCCCAACATCCGTGATGTATtctatttctcaattttatcattaaccttctgtgaggtactgtatcaaacgctttagcaaagtccaagtagatcccatccactgccattccagcatcgaggttcctgctcacctcctcataaaaggcgactaaattagtctggcaagatctgttacccataaaaccatacCAGCAGAAACTTATAGTATTGGGATTTGCAATgaattcaagtaccctatcccttattaccccttccaaaagctttcctactactgatgtcagactaacaggcctatagttttcaggctgagaacagggtccctttttaaataatggaactacattagcaatccgccagtctctctgcaccatgccagacctcaatgaatcctgctgacacattgcagagattcccttatactggcacagtctgccctgGCAATGGGTGATAAACTGGGTATAAACTGATTCACTAACTGACATTTTCTATCTGcttctaaaaccacaaactatcctgcattctatgctctgtatatgatagaaaccattactcacccagtgggcggagctgctggggctcctcctcctttatcccttccctgtaaagggccttgtttccttttatatactcccactcctccaaggaaaaatagatggaaacatcctcacaccttatggcaacctggcacacacaatgttacagtcatcccccagccagagaaagggattatcatacactgttactaaacaataaggggggattggggggccgcacccacctctccagtcagcagctggatgatgttggagatgagttccaggatcttcttgtcattttccttctgtatgacggagccaggggcatgcagggcccccaaacccacagttgggctcttcttcttagggatgacgtagccctatgtattgagagggagagagaatgatgagtgtgtaacgcagcagagagaccccctttgtacagacagacagtctcttctcactgtgccactcacagtgcccccctcacctctccagtcagcagatagataatctccagtgtgagattcaggattctctccttccgctcctcatttttatccttcttccccatcactgggtcactcgcttcctcccacattcccattggctccttgtgggagggactggcctggaagtggaattaagcacttacacatttctataagaataactagtctagccatgggctgaactaccaatcccacaatcccctgttaaacttccctctaatgatgcaatgtctgccaatcaacactttccctttcctgccaagaatgggcccctcagtgcttcccctcaggctgcaggggggccttggtaccaaatgggagaggaattcacttatggtgggtgggttgggcttggagctgccacagaaactgcactgactcagtagcaaagtgtccctgggaatcagctcatgtgttgggaacaacaaggtaacactgctcctttagtgccaccattagtgcagccccgctcccttactcacctctttcccacactgctctgctgcctgtagctgtgagggagggaactgaggagctgggacactcactcattggctgggaggggaatgtgggcgggacagagagcggcggagaagaatgattggatcagtgagcacaagggcgggacacagagttagggacagagggaaaactcacagactgcagagttagggacagagggaaaactcacagactgcagagttagggacagagggaaaactcacagactgcagagttagggacagagggaaaactcacagactgctgtgtaagtgtaaaaatgaCAAACGAGTTTATTCCGTCAGGAAGTTGCTGAAAACCAGTAACTAAGGCAACCAAGCAGCACTAGCAGCTGAGGTGCGGTTGGACACACGCAGGGTTAAAGCCCTGCTACATACTGTGAGGCACACTGTCAGCACACCCAGTCACTGAGCCGGAAACATTTGGGTGCAGCACAGTAAGGGAGCTGTAAAgctgcagggaattctgggatatgtagtttttCTAATCCCCCCATGTAAGTATTATGTGTGGGAAGGTTCCCatccaggccggggtatctctgtagtaataagtcacatcaactggacttgctgtgtttgagACATTTCCCCAGTCACCTGACTGGTTCCCCCAATCAGAGGCTCAGTAGTGCCTGGGGGTTACAGCTTGTGCCGCTCAGTTAATAATGTAACTCCGGGTGCTGAGGGGAGAGTCACACAATTGGGAAACTCCTGAACTAATAGGGGGGCTGACGGCTCTGCGATTGGCTGGATATACTCATTagaaacactagggggcagttaTAACCCAGATAAGTTCTCTGTAAATGGGGCAGAAACCAACCCGACCCCCAATCCAGTGTTTTCTCCCAGAATGTTAGTGTAATAGCGGTTACAGGGAATGTTAAAGGGACCCCGCCCtgatatttatggggctgtttatctctaaatgacactgttacacagcaaataattccctctgccatttaaccttttattcttcaaccaacaaatgtatttgtagctgtaatattggtgtgtaggcgccatctcagtgccttgtgcctgagtctgagctttcagccagcgctacacattagaactgctttcagctaacctattgtttctcctactcccatgtaactggaggagtcccaagccggacttggatttcttactattgagtgctattctgatacctactgggagctgctatcttgctcccttcccattgttctgctgatcggctgctgggggtgagggggggggtgtatatcatttcaacttgcagcgcagcagtaaagtgtgagtgaagtttatcagagcgcaggtcacatggctgtggcaccctgggaaatgaagaatatgcctaGCCCCATGGGACAATAAAAGACTCCTAAATCTTTCTGGAAATGCTAAAACATATCACTTTTCCCACTTTTTCTGTTCTCCATTTAAAGTAGACCTATAGGATAAACACCAAacccctgctgattggttcctatcctacagtgccgccgccccctggacatccagagaattcagccagcaggaagtgacacagatgggcggggctagtggggtttggtggaatttctcaataaatcagtcagaaacacaactttaagcacaatccttctatatctagaggagtataattccctggtacattcatcatttttataggatatgtctcctttaaatcccAGCAATGCAGTTAATTGAGAGACAGCCCCTAAATGTAGGGTTTTAATTAGTAAAATTGTGTTCCTCCCTATTGAAGTTTATCTGTTCCCCTTTCAGAAACCCAAAAGCTTGGAATTAGTTCCACAACTGACCTTGTAAAGAGATAGCAAATCCTTATGTTATTCCGATCCAAAGTTTTTAATTCTAGACTGTAAAGCTGgagatatacatttatatttatctatcattatcttattaatgtattctactgcacagcgctgcgtacataagtagcgctttataaataaagatataccgtatatactcgagtataagccgatccgaatataagccgaggtaccgaattttacctaagaaaactggaaaaacttattgactcgagtataagcctagggtgagaaatacagcagctactgctaagtttcaataatcaaaataaataccaataaaatgacattaaatgagtggggtatatgtttttaaatatttatttaaacgcAAAgaattaaaatccttcaaaactatatatagtttatatagaatataaagtgcaatgtgtagtgcagaatgggacaggcgaGGATggcagatgaagatgaatttgggagcagccagggcactggagggtctggttgtggggggcctcatttgcacacaaaggacagcgggtgctagtctggaggggcccatggcacccaactcaagtataagccgagggtgacttttttggcacatttttggtgctgaaaaactaggcttatactcgagtatatacaaattaccattggtcgcaggaaagatcattcattccctccattgatgttcagtgctaaatcgtcagatatggaggtagaaataatagggattctacctcggcctgatgattcagccctaaatgcagattttgctcaggctccaatcaaatcttttgtcccacccgaCCAACGAGACGATCGATATCCGAAGCTTTTGTAAGATTGGTCGCATCGATGATCCACCACACACTCACAGAATATTATTCGAAACAAGGTTTCCTACgataatatttgtgtgtatatggccagcttaagactacGGTTCAAGGCAAATAATTTTCCTCATTTAGAACAAGataatggtttctcccctgtgtgagttctttgaTGATGATAACGGTAAGATGagcttgaaaaacatttcccacatacagaacaagaatatggtttctcccctgtgtgggttctaagATGAGTTTTAAGGTGGGatgggtttgaaaaacatttcccacatatagaacaagcaaatggtttctcccccgtatgAATCCTTTGATGTCGAATAAGGTTTGTTACATTTGAAAAcaatttcccacattcagaacaagaaaatggtttctcccctgtgtgagtcctttgatgacgatcaaggtgagattgctttgaaaaacattttccacattcgcaacaagaaaatggtttctcccctgtgtgggttctgcgATGACGAATAAGGTTAGATCCATTTGAaaagcatttcccacattcagaacaaaaaaatggtttttcccctgtgtgagtcctttgatgacgaatAAGATTAGATACatttgtaaaacatttcccacaatcagaacaggaaaatggtttctcccctgtgtgggttctatgatgACGATCAAGTTCTGGttttgttataaaacatttcccacaatcagaacaagaaaatggtttctcccctgtgtgggttttgTGATGACGATCAAGTTCAGGTTCTGTTGAAAAAGATTTCCTACAATCAGAACaggagaatggtttctccccagtgtgggtTCTATGATGTTTATCAAAGTCGTTCTTCTGAGTAACATGTTTATGacactcattgcagctgtatttcccaagtaatttattttttttgtcagattTCTGTGGAGATGGGTAGGcattttcattgtaattattacCCTTCATTTGTAAGATATTCAGGCTgaaccccatgataggagtaggtgtgtctgttccctgcaTCTGCGGATTTAttctgcaatctgattggcctcCCCCTTCACATGAAGATTCTTCCTCTTTAATAACAACCAATGTATAATcctctgccgagctgttattcaggctgcaccccatgataggagtaggtgtgtctgttccctgtatctgtactgtaaggggattaatgctgcaatctgattggtttcccccttcacatgaagccgcctcctctttaatcccattggctggtgggggctgttccgctggagaaacatcaggatttgtgagattcccatcattattacaacataaagttgcttccgtatgtgctgtaacatcgctcccatctttatactcacaggctgctaaagggaaggatagagactgttatttacatagttacataggatttaaaaaagaccagagtccatcaagttcaacccttccaagtgaacccaacgcccacacacccacactgacctatccactcacatacagacccacactgacctatccactcacatacagacccacactgacctatccactcacatacagacccatactgacctatctatccactcacatacagacccacactgacctatccactcacatacagacccacactgacctatctatccacatacagacccacactgacctatccactcacatacagacccacactgacctatccactcacatacagacccacactgacctatccactcacatacagac
The genomic region above belongs to Xenopus tropicalis strain Nigerian chromosome 9, UCB_Xtro_10.0, whole genome shotgun sequence and contains:
- the LOC116407593 gene encoding gastrula zinc finger protein XlCGF53.1-like gives rise to the protein MGMWEEASDPVMGKKDKNEERKERILNLTLEIIYLLTGEGYVIPKKKSPTVGLGALHAPGSVIQKENDKKILELISNIIQLLTGEVAIRCEDVSIYFSLEEWEYIKGNKALYREGIKEEEPQQLRPLAASLIEL